One region of Prosthecobacter dejongeii genomic DNA includes:
- a CDS encoding bactofilin family protein — protein sequence MTSSKNVLANDVEIKGSIKFSHDLIIDGKIEGEVQSDGSLTVGENALIKGEIKTRSVIIFGKVEGNITVLERCELKSNAILVGDIEAGTLSIEEGATFMGASKVGRKPEPAKPAPLGGNRPASA from the coding sequence ATGACTTCCAGCAAAAACGTTCTCGCCAACGACGTCGAAATCAAAGGCTCCATTAAATTCTCCCATGATCTCATTATTGACGGGAAAATCGAAGGAGAAGTCCAGTCCGACGGTAGCCTGACTGTGGGTGAAAATGCTCTGATCAAAGGCGAAATTAAGACCCGTTCCGTTATCATTTTCGGCAAAGTGGAAGGTAATATCACCGTTCTCGAGCGCTGCGAACTCAAGAGCAACGCCATCCTCGTGGGTGACATCGAAGCTGGCACTCTCTCCATCGAAGAAGGCGCTACCTTCATGGGGGCTTCTAAAGTCGGCCGCAAGCCGGAGCCTGCCAAGCCAGCACCTTTGGGTGGCAATCGCCCAGCATCTGCTTAA
- a CDS encoding polymer-forming cytoskeletal protein has product MHLSIQRKKVVASSVTRSGVGMPDPWADSKPIPKPEPQTAPVEVAPPAPNEDPVAVEMSQPVSEEEAAEGGFGVFLKQQATPPSAPAVSSPSPTSEPPVAVEPRLTTELEDTTATPEVEPAVAATKRPQSYAPPPTPAPAPMSASTLQKMKNEGMYRNQYFKDADCFDCGHKFKVSRSSRSTQCPTCGALISLEDVEVNMHSGQSIKTRGDVLIRKRGQVSAESIQCKDLRCQGILEANVKASGDVIIRATGTMIGEIHCRRFIVEKGADVVFLNVIHAEEVDIQARITATLFSSGPFIIGTQGSVNGDVTARSVSIEPGGELNGAMNIVRTKAPTPPAVMED; this is encoded by the coding sequence GTGCATTTGAGCATCCAGCGCAAGAAAGTCGTGGCCTCCAGTGTCACACGCTCGGGTGTGGGCATGCCTGATCCTTGGGCAGACTCTAAACCCATCCCCAAGCCTGAGCCTCAAACTGCCCCTGTTGAAGTGGCACCACCTGCCCCCAATGAAGACCCTGTGGCGGTGGAAATGAGCCAACCTGTGTCGGAGGAAGAAGCTGCGGAAGGTGGCTTCGGTGTCTTTTTAAAACAGCAGGCCACTCCACCCTCCGCCCCAGCCGTATCGAGTCCTTCGCCTACCTCTGAGCCCCCTGTGGCTGTGGAGCCTAGACTTACCACCGAGTTAGAAGACACGACTGCGACACCTGAAGTCGAGCCTGCGGTGGCTGCCACAAAGCGGCCTCAATCCTACGCCCCACCGCCGACTCCCGCACCTGCCCCCATGAGCGCTAGCACGCTCCAGAAAATGAAAAATGAGGGGATGTACAGGAACCAGTATTTTAAGGATGCGGACTGCTTTGACTGCGGTCACAAATTTAAAGTCAGTCGTTCATCTCGTTCCACTCAGTGCCCCACTTGCGGTGCCCTGATCTCCTTAGAAGACGTGGAGGTGAATATGCACTCTGGCCAGTCTATCAAAACGCGGGGAGACGTACTCATCCGCAAGCGTGGTCAGGTTTCGGCTGAGAGTATCCAGTGCAAGGATCTCCGTTGCCAAGGGATCTTAGAAGCCAATGTAAAGGCCTCAGGTGATGTCATCATCCGTGCTACAGGCACCATGATTGGCGAAATTCACTGCCGCCGATTCATTGTAGAAAAAGGGGCTGACGTGGTATTCCTAAATGTTATCCACGCTGAAGAGGTGGACATCCAGGCACGCATCACAGCCACCCTTTTTTCCAGTGGGCCATTCATCATTGGCACTCAAGGTTCCGTCAATGGAGATGTAACTGCACGTTCCGTGTCGATTGAGCCAGGCGGCGAACTGAATGGAGCCATGAACATTGTGAGAACAAAGGCCCCCACTCCGCCTGCGGTTATGGAAGATTGA
- a CDS encoding FkbM family methyltransferase, translating into MDQTLLALAQKIGLTALDVGARGGVNTDLGPLASATNYVGFEPDPEECARLSRTGIGGGWKNVKFVPVALAAQPGEFTLNLYSKRGCSSKYTARQDLGQLFARGDFYNLDEVVKVPCQRLDDVLVSEAIAEPAFMKIDVQSMEVEVFDGAQKTLKEDLVGIRTEVSFFPMYEEQPLFAEIDQRVRRDGFVPMRWLENHEWRRGTKKKPYAMADGALPFSRGQLMHADVLYLQHPEWLKTDTPQALRRLARLGLVAACYQHYDHALAAFSIPAVRSFCREEMHLDAERAVERMSQAEVTLGRRLGWRLMRALQNRFA; encoded by the coding sequence ATGGATCAAACTCTGCTCGCTTTAGCTCAAAAAATCGGACTCACAGCCTTAGACGTAGGCGCGCGTGGAGGTGTGAATACCGACCTTGGGCCTTTGGCTAGTGCTACGAATTATGTAGGCTTTGAGCCTGATCCTGAAGAATGTGCACGATTGAGCAGGACGGGTATTGGCGGCGGCTGGAAGAACGTAAAATTTGTCCCAGTTGCCCTCGCTGCTCAGCCAGGTGAATTCACCTTAAATCTTTATTCAAAACGAGGGTGTTCATCCAAATACACTGCGCGTCAAGATCTGGGACAACTCTTTGCACGAGGCGATTTTTACAACCTCGACGAAGTCGTTAAAGTTCCCTGTCAGCGCCTGGACGATGTTTTGGTAAGTGAAGCGATCGCTGAACCTGCATTCATGAAAATTGATGTGCAAAGCATGGAAGTCGAAGTCTTCGATGGGGCACAAAAGACGTTAAAGGAAGACCTTGTGGGCATTCGCACGGAAGTTTCCTTTTTCCCCATGTATGAAGAGCAACCTTTGTTCGCCGAAATCGACCAACGCGTGCGTCGAGATGGATTCGTGCCTATGCGATGGTTGGAAAATCATGAATGGCGGCGTGGGACAAAAAAGAAACCATACGCCATGGCTGACGGCGCGCTGCCATTCTCGAGAGGGCAACTGATGCATGCTGACGTTCTTTATCTTCAACATCCAGAGTGGCTTAAGACGGATACGCCACAGGCTCTACGCCGTTTGGCCCGCTTAGGGTTGGTCGCGGCTTGCTATCAGCATTACGATCACGCGTTGGCTGCATTTTCGATTCCTGCTGTGAGGAGTTTTTGCCGCGAAGAAATGCATCTAGATGCAGAACGTGCTGTGGAACGGATGTCCCAAGCTGAAGTTACTCTAGGGCGACGATTAGGCTGGAGACTAATGCGTGCCTTGCAGAATCGCTTTGCGTGA
- a CDS encoding glycosyltransferase family 4 protein, producing MLPQVVFVQNSVHLAGAQKSLSRLLTAPAMQEHDPILLTGQEGWLTEHCDENRVKWLRVPFPASRSLPARMIGNRLFAKKAARILAHSLEPGRPIIVHTNDHPDSLLGLALARELSALPVLTLRTPGMSLRDFEKYHCSNHAHLIAVGDDLFHKVHPWVSGKRPLTLVHNGVTEQEILAPLLSGPDSVTRLLVLGSIIPRKGWQDLMEALLILEKRLAPGPVPEIDFLGDLLGTQPEDVLATHRLTRFKVSFLGVRKEYRACLRQYSLAVHPSRSESFGMAALECVAAGVPLLAAATGLIPEFVLQPSFLFPPQDAATLADRLEHLIILSAPERIAEFHFESVHQVVKDRFSTPGTVRKLKGIYAGLSSQNA from the coding sequence ATGCTTCCGCAAGTCGTCTTCGTTCAAAATTCCGTGCATCTAGCCGGGGCCCAGAAGTCTTTGTCTAGACTTCTCACTGCTCCAGCGATGCAGGAGCATGATCCCATACTGCTTACGGGCCAGGAAGGTTGGCTTACAGAGCATTGTGATGAAAATCGGGTGAAGTGGTTACGAGTGCCGTTTCCTGCTTCACGCAGCTTGCCTGCGCGCATGATTGGCAATCGGTTATTCGCTAAAAAGGCCGCCCGAATTTTAGCACACTCTCTAGAGCCTGGACGCCCAATCATCGTTCACACAAATGACCATCCAGATAGTCTTTTGGGCCTAGCTCTGGCGCGTGAGTTGAGTGCGCTTCCAGTGCTGACATTGCGAACTCCTGGGATGAGTCTGCGCGATTTTGAAAAATATCACTGTTCGAATCATGCGCATTTGATTGCCGTCGGAGACGATCTTTTTCACAAAGTCCACCCTTGGGTTTCTGGGAAACGCCCTCTCACTTTGGTGCACAATGGAGTGACAGAACAGGAGATTTTAGCGCCTCTACTTTCAGGGCCTGATTCCGTCACTCGCCTTTTGGTCCTGGGATCCATCATTCCTCGAAAAGGGTGGCAAGATCTCATGGAGGCTCTCTTGATATTGGAGAAGCGGTTGGCTCCAGGGCCTGTTCCTGAGATTGATTTTTTGGGGGATTTGTTAGGCACACAGCCCGAAGACGTCTTGGCGACCCATCGACTCACTCGATTTAAAGTGTCGTTCTTGGGAGTGCGTAAAGAATACCGTGCTTGCTTGCGTCAGTACAGCTTGGCGGTGCATCCCTCACGCAGCGAAAGCTTTGGCATGGCGGCTTTGGAGTGTGTGGCAGCGGGGGTGCCTTTATTGGCCGCCGCTACAGGTCTGATTCCTGAATTTGTGCTTCAGCCCTCATTTCTCTTCCCTCCTCAAGATGCTGCGACTTTGGCGGATCGGCTAGAGCATTTGATCATCTTATCTGCCCCTGAACGGATCGCTGAATTTCATTTCGAGTCCGTCCATCAAGTGGTAAAAGATCGTTTTTCGACTCCGGGAACGGTACGAAAATTAAAAGGTATTTACGCCGGACTTTCATCTCAAAACGCATGA
- a CDS encoding glycosyltransferase family 9 protein encodes MISGAAIVSDKQLGDVLLLQPCGDYLAEKTGKSTALFVRDVFKPMIDLMPGCAWGPEGEKKFSEVWSTSWSSRAVWQALRLRSPNRRLIVNKSRHLRWWYRLVFHEIRLEPPSAEYWARYFWRIVSGQPAEAFIAPRLNLPPPEWCHPALPMGGFILINPTAAWQRKFWGVEQWAELITRLFNEDPLVTLVIAGGSSEREIAHCAAIVESAGVPVVNLAGQTSLKQYLHLLAGATLVVCIDGAASHLAQAFQVPTVTVFGPTHEGKWHWPTSRHIALAARNYNESQSYGPASGVPVYAMWEAVCAARMP; translated from the coding sequence ATGATTTCTGGAGCTGCGATCGTTAGTGATAAACAGTTAGGCGACGTTTTGCTGCTGCAACCCTGTGGTGACTATCTCGCAGAAAAGACGGGTAAATCTACGGCATTGTTTGTTAGGGATGTTTTCAAGCCGATGATTGATCTGATGCCGGGGTGTGCCTGGGGGCCAGAGGGAGAAAAGAAATTCAGTGAAGTTTGGTCCACCAGTTGGAGTTCGCGAGCTGTGTGGCAGGCCCTGCGGTTACGGAGTCCGAATCGTCGTTTGATTGTTAATAAATCCAGGCACCTGCGGTGGTGGTATCGCTTGGTTTTCCACGAGATCCGTCTGGAGCCACCTTCTGCAGAATATTGGGCGCGTTACTTCTGGCGGATCGTGAGTGGTCAGCCTGCGGAGGCTTTTATAGCTCCTCGATTGAATTTACCACCTCCAGAATGGTGTCATCCTGCATTACCGATGGGTGGATTCATCCTCATCAACCCAACTGCGGCATGGCAGAGGAAATTTTGGGGAGTGGAGCAGTGGGCTGAGCTAATTACACGCCTGTTTAACGAAGATCCCCTGGTGACGCTGGTCATCGCCGGGGGAAGTTCAGAGCGTGAGATTGCCCACTGTGCGGCTATTGTTGAAAGCGCTGGCGTTCCCGTGGTGAACCTAGCCGGACAGACATCTCTGAAGCAATATCTTCATCTTCTGGCGGGCGCTACTCTGGTGGTTTGCATTGATGGGGCGGCCTCGCATTTGGCTCAGGCTTTTCAGGTGCCCACGGTGACCGTCTTTGGTCCGACACATGAAGGAAAATGGCATTGGCCTACTTCGCGTCACATTGCCTTAGCGGCCAGAAACTACAATGAATCGCAGTCCTATGGCCCAGCATCAGGTGTCCCAGTTTACGCCATGTGGGAGGCTGTTTGTGCTGCTAGGATGCCTTGA
- a CDS encoding glycosyltransferase family protein — protein sequence MTRTLFIYGSLAPKACKNEVQQIQSQSELTVLEVETWLPLEQRFKAKEWINALDLLSPEDQVNLDTRTNEILESYLQSLPITDNVPLQRAFRAACLGMTCRKWINPYLVNLELAGHVFAGRTFDRILVAPGAGISFRAWKQVAAKHQIPIQFLSTEPRPWSLKRRWQRLVNRWKKTPPPVPSATQTPRSAKQGAVLCCSIRLSRMLLSQSKDTHLDWNHVSDEVFGRPEGLEFERLKTGYATWWQACENKLSSLLKDDAGDPRSILLDLGREQSRETYPRFAWKYLRALDYLEKDRPSLLLCDTQEGSDERAWSLAASELGIPVAAYTYDHIPQPRFSFSPDWLLCDSGRNTHIAKVRGHQAERIIPVASHRRPPALLQSSSPGKKNIVLYADSYYSGTSATVDPQRSYMHYRLIVDTAQQMPNHEFRIKFHPLRDRKKVEQCFIGMDEEELHVRTLYIESLNPPSNVHLIPPEEDMLKHLQDAEVLLNSNSTAGLEAFVLGVPVIFLYEPNTELGFPLIHEFQACLVAQTPAQLSDTISKLVSDSVFATTQVQNQRRYVDDFYWSSGRQSLTEGIQGILAAQTASHMA from the coding sequence CTCTCTTGCACCTAAGGCGTGTAAGAACGAAGTGCAGCAAATCCAGTCTCAGTCCGAGCTTACGGTGCTTGAAGTTGAGACTTGGCTCCCGCTGGAACAACGCTTCAAAGCCAAAGAGTGGATCAATGCTTTGGATCTCCTTTCACCTGAAGATCAGGTGAACTTGGACACACGGACCAATGAGATTCTGGAAAGCTACCTTCAGTCCCTGCCCATAACGGACAACGTACCTCTACAACGGGCGTTTCGAGCCGCGTGTTTAGGCATGACTTGCCGAAAGTGGATCAATCCCTATCTCGTCAATCTCGAGTTAGCGGGGCATGTGTTTGCCGGACGTACCTTTGACCGTATCCTCGTAGCACCGGGAGCTGGCATTAGTTTTCGAGCTTGGAAGCAAGTCGCGGCAAAACACCAAATCCCAATTCAGTTTTTATCCACGGAACCCCGTCCATGGTCTCTTAAACGCCGTTGGCAGCGATTGGTGAATCGCTGGAAAAAAACTCCCCCTCCCGTTCCTTCAGCCACACAAACGCCTCGCTCAGCTAAACAAGGTGCCGTTTTGTGTTGCAGCATTCGGCTCTCCAGGATGCTCCTAAGCCAATCCAAAGATACTCATCTAGACTGGAATCATGTCTCCGATGAGGTTTTTGGCCGACCTGAAGGTTTGGAGTTCGAAAGGCTCAAGACGGGCTATGCCACATGGTGGCAAGCTTGCGAAAACAAACTGAGCAGCCTGCTAAAAGATGATGCAGGAGATCCACGATCCATTTTGTTAGACCTTGGCCGGGAACAATCTCGCGAAACCTATCCTCGTTTCGCCTGGAAATATTTACGCGCTCTGGATTACCTGGAAAAAGATCGTCCCAGCCTGCTTCTGTGTGATACCCAGGAAGGCAGTGACGAGCGAGCTTGGAGTTTAGCCGCCAGTGAATTGGGTATACCTGTCGCAGCTTACACTTACGATCACATTCCTCAGCCTCGTTTCAGTTTCAGCCCTGACTGGTTGCTTTGTGATAGCGGACGTAACACACACATCGCTAAAGTACGGGGCCATCAAGCCGAGAGAATCATTCCCGTCGCGTCACACCGTCGCCCCCCTGCCCTGCTTCAGTCTTCATCACCGGGTAAGAAAAACATCGTCCTTTATGCCGATAGCTACTATTCGGGCACATCGGCCACGGTAGATCCACAGCGCAGCTACATGCATTACCGACTCATTGTGGATACGGCACAGCAAATGCCTAACCATGAATTTCGCATCAAATTCCACCCCTTACGAGATCGCAAGAAAGTGGAGCAATGCTTCATCGGCATGGATGAGGAAGAGCTGCATGTCAGAACTCTCTACATTGAGTCCCTGAATCCGCCCTCGAACGTTCATCTCATTCCGCCGGAGGAAGATATGCTCAAGCATTTGCAAGATGCTGAAGTGCTGCTCAATTCAAATTCCACAGCAGGCCTTGAAGCCTTTGTCTTGGGTGTGCCTGTCATCTTTTTGTATGAACCAAACACTGAGTTAGGCTTTCCGCTTATTCACGAATTTCAAGCATGCTTGGTGGCTCAAACTCCTGCTCAACTCAGCGATACAATCTCTAAACTGGTCAGCGACTCTGTGTTCGCAACCACCCAGGTCCAAAATCAGCGTCGGTATGTTGATGACTTTTACTGGTCATCGGGTCGTCAGAGCCTCACTGAAGGCATTCAAGGCATCCTAGCAGCACAAACAGCCTCCCACATGGCGTAA